In Acetobacteroides hydrogenigenes, the DNA window TCCCCGATAGGGTGCTAGAATAAATGCTATCCGTAGACACAGTGTAGGCATCTATAGCAAAAGAAGAGTCTATTGACACACCACTCTTTTGGCTTGGATCAATAAAGTCATCACCCAAACTATTATCAACATCCGTACAAGCATTAAAGCTGAGAGCCAACGATGCAAGTACTCCCAAAAAGAAAATCCTACTATGCGTTATCAAAAATTTGATCATAAAAATCTGTATAAGCTTCAACATAATTCTCCATCCCCTGATACTCCAGCACTGGCTTATCGCAGGCTTTAAGGAATTCGGCAACTTCGCCATTAATCGCACTGCTACCTATAATCATCCCATCAGAATACTTATAGGCAAACTTAATAAGATTAACGTAAGTTGGGTCGGTTAATTGTTCTACATCCTTGTTTTTTATGCCTTCGAGGATAACTTTTTTCTTAAAGTTGGGATCGAGAGGTGTTGGAAACTCATCGTTATAGACCGTAAATACCACCTTTGTATTAGCAAAAAGAGGATCTTCTTTAAATAACTTCTTTACGTAGAGCGGAACTAAACAGGTAAACCATCCTTGGCAGTGAATAACATCTGGCGACCAGCGCAACTTTCGAACAGTTTCGAGCACCCCCCTAGCATAAAAAATTGCACGTTCATCGTTGTCATCGAAGAATTTACCATCTTCGTCTTTAAGAGTTTGCTTGCGATGGAAGTAGTCTTCGTTATCAATAAAGTAAACCTG includes these proteins:
- a CDS encoding glycogen/starch synthase, with the protein product MKSSRVLFVSTEITPYLPENDISILCRYLPQGVQEQGKEIRTFMPRFGSINERRNQLHEVIRLSGMNLIINDTDHPLIIKVASIPAARMQVYFIDNEDYFHRKQTLKDEDGKFFDDNDERAIFYARGVLETVRKLRWSPDVIHCQGWFTCLVPLYVKKLFKEDPLFANTKVVFTVYNDEFPTPLDPNFKKKVILEGIKNKDVEQLTDPTYVNLIKFAYKYSDGMIIGSSAINGEVAEFLKACDKPVLEYQGMENYVEAYTDFYDQIFDNA